The following proteins come from a genomic window of Taeniopygia guttata chromosome 25, bTaeGut7.mat, whole genome shotgun sequence:
- the S100A10 gene encoding protein S100-A10 codes for MPSQLEHAMETLMFTFHKYAGDKEHLAKEDLRALMDKEFPGFLENQRDPHALDRILRDVEQSRDGRVGFQGFFSLVAGLTIACNDYFVQHMKQRGRH; via the exons ATGCCGTCGCAGCTGGAGCACGCCATGGAGACGCTGATGTTCACCTTCCACAAGTACGCGGGGGACAAGGAGCACCTGGCCAAGGAGGACCTCAGGGCGCTCATGGACAAGGAGTTCCCGGGGTTCCTCGAG AACCAGCGGGACCCGCACGCCCTGGATCGCATCCTGCGGGACGTGGAGCAGAGCCGCGACGGCCGCGTCGGCTTCCAGGGCTTCTTCTCGCTGGTGGCCGGGCTGACCATCGCCTGCAACGACTACTTCGTGCAGCACATGAAGCAGCGCGGCCGCCACTGA
- the TDRKH gene encoding tudor and KH domain-containing protein: MAGRSSVHSLSSLQKTALLLGVPAAATVCYILYRRYRESREAQVTLVADEGLEVALRVPRTALKALIGRRGATINRLRQETGAQISVEEEEEEEEEEEAEGRSLVQISGSPGQVCRARAAVLRIVADSAPVAEQLRVPQRAVGRIIGRGGETVRGICRSSGARVECGHEGDAGLAPLRLIRLLGTRKEVEAAKKLIMEKLAEDKAFRRELAAAAAARCPRKQPLGSRREPPPGPPPGAPGSPGGWQECWDTDRAPAAGGEGAEPAAEGEEPPAGKFEVPSPDFSFAADEHLDVYVSAAESPGRFWVQLLGARSLQLDRLTAEMGHFYRSSAPVPPPSLQPGDIVAAPYLAGGEWCRARVLGPLDNGHLGLSYVDFGDSGEAPPEALRALRSDFLSLPFQAIECSLAGIVPSGGGWPAPALQEFVRLSGCARWAPLRAQICSYGPAGPQLRLFGRHRHGQVCHCVTNVTKCHQCPQMYLRTRTVSPVSPSLSPQSLDVGAELVRLGYAVPGPPEEPPDNLGSASPPSPPEPGDSPVTPSCLGEPGAAVPVPPFPVCPSPCPGNAAGTPLTLPAPAAAAAVPGDAVTVT; this comes from the exons ATGGCGGGACGCAGCTCCGtgcacagcctgagcagcctgCAGAAAACCGCGCTGCTCCTGGGCGTCCCGGCCGCCGCCACCGTGTGCTACATCCTGTACCGGCGCTACCGGGAGAGCCGAG aggCGCAGGTGACGCTGGTGGCAGAtgaggggctggaggtggcGCTGCGGGTGCCCCGCACGGCCCTGAAGGCGCTGATCGGCCGCCGGGGAGCCACCATCAACCgg CTGAGGCAGGAGACCGGAGCCCAGATCtcggtggaggaggaggaggaggaggaggaggaggaggaggccgAGGGCCGGTCCCTGGTGCAGATCTCGGGCTCGCCGGGCCAGGTGTGCCGGGCCAGGGCGGCCGTGCTGCGCATCGTGGCCGACAGCGCGCCCGTGGCCGAGCAGCTGCGGGTACCCCAGCGCGCCGTGGGCAGGATCATCG GCCGCGGTGGGGAGACGGTTCGGGGCATCTGCCGGAGCTCGGGGGCACGAGTGGAGTGCGGCCACGAGGGCGACGCCGGCCTGGCCCCGCTGCGCCTCATCCGCCTGCTGGGGACGCGCAAGGAGGTGGAGGCGGCCAAG AAGCTGATCATGGAGAAGCTGGCGGAGGACAAAGCGTTCCGCCGGGagctggcggcggcggcggccgcccggTGCCCGCGGAAACAGCCCCTGGGCAgccgccgggagccgccccCGGGGCCTCCCCCCGGTGCtcccggcagccccgggggcTGGCAGGAGTGCTGGGACACCGACCGGGCaccggcggcgggcggcgagGGCGCGGAGCCGGCGGCTGAGGGCGAGGAGCCGCCCGCGGGCAAGTTCGAGG TGCCCAGCCCGGATTTCAGCTTCGCGGCGGACGAGCACCTGGACGTGTACGTGTCGGCGGCCGAGAGCCCCGGGCGCTTCTGGGTGCAGCTGCTGGGCGCCCGCAGCCTGCAGCTGGACAGGCTGACGGCCGAGATGGGCCACTTCTACCGCAGCAGCGCCCCG gtgccaccccCGTCGCTGCAGCCCGGGGACATCGTGGCCGCTCCGTACCTGGCCGGCGGCGAGTGGTGCCGTGCGCGCGTCCTGGGCCCGCTGGACAACGGCCACCTGGGGCTGTCCTACGTGGACTTTGGGGACAGCGGCGAGGCGCCCCCCGAGGCGCTGCGGGCCCTCAG GAGCGACTTCCTGAGCCTGCCCTTCCAGGCCATCGAGTGCAGCCTGGCCGGGATCGTCCCCAGCG gTGGCGGCTGGCCGGCCCCGGCCCTGCAGGAGTTTGTCCGTCTGTCGGGCTGCGCTCGCTGGGCGCCGCTGCGGGCGCAGATCTGCAGCtacggccccgccgggccccaACTGCGCCTCTTCGGCCGCCACAGACACGGACAggtgtgtcactgtgtcaccaaTGTCACCAAATGtcaccagtgtccccaaatgtaCCTACGGACACGGACAG tgtccccagtgtccccatcgCTGTCCCCGCAGAGCCTGGAcgtgggagctgagctggtgcGTTTGGGCTACGCCGTTCCCGGGCCCCCCGAGGAGCCCCCG GACAATCTCGGCTCCGCCTCCCCCCCGAGCCCACCGgagcccggggacagccccgtgACCCCGTCGTGCCTCGGTGAGCCCGGTGCCGCCGTTCCGGTGCCGCCGTTCCCGGTgtgtccctctccctgccccggCAACGCTGCCGGGACCCCGCTGACCCTTCCCgctcccgcagccgccgccgccgtgcCCGGGGATGCCGTCACGGTCACCTGA
- the MRPL9 gene encoding large ribosomal subunit protein bL9m (The RefSeq protein has 2 substitutions compared to this genomic sequence), which yields MLAPGAAGRALSRALGLGLGGPGAPGRALSLSHGPASVVVERVWPVPLGRAGAVPRLQPRRHRVFRLLRDGKHRPRGDMELLLSRAVQDLGGRGDVVSVRKSLGRNKLLAQGLAVYPSPENLRHFQQEKELAQQGKLDEPQTLSGQKTLEFLRRCRLEVGMKNNRSWELSPDIVARHFLKNLGVFVPPHALRLPPEPITRWGSFWCDVTVNGLDTVRVPMDVVQFLHPKTKRFRHWQQQQQQQLENSRERLL from the exons ATGTTggcaccgggagcggcgggaCGGGCGCTGAGCCGGGCCCTGGGCCTGGGCctgggcgggccgggggcgccgGGGCGGGCGCTGAGCCTGAGCCACGGCCCG GCCTCGGTGGTGGTGGAGCGCGTGTGGCCGGTGCCGCTgggccgggcgggcgcggtGCCCCGGTTGCAGCCACGGCGGCACCGCGTGTTCCGGCTGCTGCGGGACGGGAAGCACCGGCCCCGGGGccacatggagctgctgctgagccgCGCCGTGCAGG ATCTGGGCGGCCGCGGGGACGTGGTGAGCGTCAGGAAGAGCCTGGGCAGGAACAAACTCCTGGCCCAGGGCCTGGCCGTGTACCCCAGCCCGGAGAACCTGCGCCACTtccagcaggagaaggag cTGGCTCAGCAGGGGAAGCTGGACGAGCCCCAAACCCTGAGCGGGCAGAAG ACCCTGGAATTCCTGCGGCGCTGCCGGCTCGAGGTGGGGATGAAGAACAACCGGAGCTGGGAGCTCAGCCCCGACATCGTGGCCCGGCACTTCCTCAAGAAC CTGGGGGTGTTTGTGCCCCCCCACGCTCTGCGCCTGCCCCCGGAGCCGATCACGCGCTGGGGCAGCTTCTGGTGCGACGTCACG gtgaACGGGCTGGACACGGTGCGGGTGCCCATGGACGTGGTGCAgttcctgcaccccaaaaccaaacgCTTCCGGCActggcggcagcagcagcagcagcagctggagaacaGCCGGGAGCGCCTCCTCTGA
- the LOC115498413 gene encoding CUGBP Elav-like family member 3: MKEPDAIKLFVGQIPRHLEEKDLKPIFEQFGKIYELTVIKDKYTGMHKGCAFLTYCARESALKAQSALHEQKTLPGMNRPIQVKPADSESRGEDRKLFVGMLSKQQADEDVRKMFEPFGTIDECTVLRGPDGTSKGCAFVKFQSHAEAQAAIAALHGSRTLPGASSSLVVKFADTEKERGLRRMQQVATQLGMFSPIALQFGAYSAYTQALMQQQAALVAAHSAYLSPMATMAVQMQHMGTVSPNGLIATPLPPSSGTSTPPAMAATPVPAIAAPLGVNGYSPVPAQPAGPPAPDAVYAGGVPPFPAQSPATPGDPLQQAYAGMQHYTAAYPAAYGLVSPAFAPPGPLLAPPPPPQQQQREGPEGCNIFIYHLPQEFADTEILQMFLPFGNVISAKVFVDRATNQSKCFGFVSFDNPASAQAAIQAMNGFQIGMKRLKVQLKRPKDANRPY; the protein is encoded by the exons ATGAAGGAACCGGACGCCATCAAACTCTTCGTGGGGCAGATCCCGCGgcacctggaggagaaggacctGAAACCCATTTTCGAGCAGTTCGGGAAGATCTACGAGCTCACCGTCATCAAGGACAAGTACACCGGCATGCACAAAG gATGCGCCTTCCTGACCTACTGCGCCCGCGAGTCGGCCCTGAAGGCCCAGAGCGCCCTGCACGAGCAGAAAACGCTGCCGGGG ATGAACCGGCCCATCCAGGTGAAGCCGGCGGACAGTGAGAGCCGAGGAG AGGACCGCAAGCTGTTCGTGGGGATGCTGAGCAAGCAGCAGGCGGACGAGGACGTGCGGAAGATGTTTGAGCCCTTCGGCACCATCGACGAGTGCACCGTGCTGCGCGGCCCCGACGGCACCAGCAAAG gctgtgcctTCGTCAAGTTCCAGAGCCACGCAGAGGCCCAGGCCGCCATCGCCGCCCTGCACGGGAGCCGCACGCTGCCG GGCGCCTCCTCCAGCCTGGTGGTGAAGTTCGCGGACACGGAGAAGGAGCGGGGGCTGCGGCGGATGCAGCAGGTGGCGACCCAGCTCGGCATGTTCAGCCCCATCGCCCTCCAGTTCGGAGCCTACAGCGCCTACACGCAGGCG CTGATGCAGCAGCAGGCGGCCCTGGTGGCCGCGCACTCGGCCTACCTCAGCCCCATGGCCACCATGGCCGTGCAGATGCAGCACATGGGCACCGTCAGCCCCAACGGGCTCATCGCCACCCCCCTGCCACCCTCCTCAG GAACCAGCACGCCCCCGGCCATGGCGGCCACCCCGGTCCCGGCCATCGCGGCCCCGCTCGGTGTTAACGGTTACAGTCCGGTGCCCGCGCAGCCCGCGGGGCCCCCCGCGCCCGACGCCGTCTATGCCGGGGGGGTCCCGCCCTTCCCAG cccagagccccgCGACCCCCGGGGACCCCCTGCAGCAGGCGTACGCGGGCATGCAGCACTACACTG CCGCGTACCCGGCCGCCTACGGGCTGGTGAGCCCCGCCTTcgcccccccgggacccctgctcgcccccccgccccccccgcagcagcagcagcgcgaAG GCCCCGAGGGCTGTAACATCTTCATCTACCACCTGCCCCAGGAGTTCGCCGACACCGAGATCCTGCAGATGTTCCTCCCCTTCGGCAACGTCATCTCCGCCAAGGTCTTCGTGGACAGGGCCACCAACCAGAGCAAGTGCTTCG GCTTCGTGAGCTTTGACAACCCCGCGAGCGCCCAGGCCGCCATCCAGGCCATGAACGGCTTCCAGATCGGCATGAAGCGCCTCAAGGTGCAGCTCAAGAGGCCCAAAGACGCCAACCGGCCCTACTGA